GCGGCCAAGGCGGGATTGAAGGGCGGCGACATCATGATCCAGTTTGGCGACAAGCCGATCAAGAACCTGTACGACTTTACCGACGCGCTGCGGCGCAGCAAGATCGGCGACGTTGTGGACGTGACGGTGCTGCGCGACGGGAAGCCGTTGAAGGTTACGGTGACGCTGGAACAGAGAAGATAAACGCATGATTTACCGCAAAGGTCGCGAAGGACGCAAAGGGTGGTTGAGATTTTCCATGCGGCGATTTTCGATTCCTGCACGGCGAGCAGTCAAAGGCAGAGGATCAGTCTTCAAGCTTTCTTGCGAGCTTTGCGACCTTTGCGTGATTTGCGGTAAAGATGTTGCTCCCGAGATCCTTTGCGACCTTAGCGTCCTTTGCAGTGAGATCGAGCTCTGGCGCGGCGTTTGTTATGCTTAGTAGCTGATTTTTACTTATGTCGAAAACAAAATATTTCTTCCTGCTGCTTACTCTGGCGACCGCACTACCTGTGGCTTTTGCGCAGAAACCTGCTGACGGCGCGAGCGATTCTCTGGTCTCTCCGGGAGAAGAGAAGCATTTGCGCAACATTCGCCAACTGACGTTCGGCGGACAAAACGCCGAGGCTTACTTCTCCGCCGACGACAAATCGCTGATCTTCCAGCACCAGGGAGACGGCGTCGCCTGCGACCAGATCTACACCATCCCGGTGAACACGCCGGACGGCAAGCCGGCCATACCCAAGCTGGTCAGCACGGGAAAAGGCCGCACTACGTGCAGTTACTTCTTTCCGTCAGGCAAGCGGATTTTGTTTTCGTCCACACACGCCGCGGGAGCGGAGTGTCCGCCGAAGCCGGACTACTCCAAAGGCTACGTGTGGCCGGTGTATGACAGTTACGACATTTACACGGCCAACGCCGACGGCAGCGACCTGAAGCAGCTTACCAACACACGCGGGTACGACGCGGAAGCGACGATTACGCGCGATGGAAAAAAGATTGCGTTCACCTCCATGCGCAACGGCGATCTGGACATCTATGTAATGGACGCCGACGGCAAGCACGTGAAGCAGCTCACGCATGAGCTGGGTTATGACGGCGGGCCGTTCTGGTCGTATGACGGGAAGAAGATCGCGTATCGCGCGGAGCATCCGAAAACGCCGAAAGAGGCCGAAGAGTACAAGGCGTTGCTGAAAGAAGGCAAGATCAAGCCCGGCAACCTGGAAATCTGGGTGATGGACGCGGATGGCACGCACAAGCACCAGGTCACCAACAACGGCGCCGCCAACTTTGCGCCGTATTTCACGCCGGACGGCAAGCGCATCATCTTCGCGTCGAACGTGGCCGATCCGCAAAGCGCGCGCGGCTTTGACCTGTTCATCATCAACGTGGACGGCACCAACCAGGAGCGGGTCACGTTCTATCCCGACTTTGATTCGTTTCCCATGTTCACGTCGGACGGCAAGCGGCTGGTGTGGGCGTCAAACCGCAACGGCAAGCAGCCGCACGAGACCAACATCTTCATTGCGGATTGGGTAGACTAAACGGCGCATGGACATCGTACTGAGTGAAGTTGAGGCCCGCGTGCTGGGCGCTCTGATTGAAAAAGACAGCACCACGCCGGATTACTATCCGCTGTCAATCAACGCGCTGGTGAACGCCTGCAACCAGAAGAACAACCGCGATCCGGTGATGAGCCTGAACGAAAACGCCGTCCGCGACGCGCTGTACACCTTGCAGCAAAAACATCTGGCCGGGCCGGCGGGCGGAGCGGACAGCCGCGTCACCAAGTACGAACATCGCATCCAGGAAGTCTTCAACTTCACCCGCGCGGAAACCGCCGTGATGGACGTGCTGCTGCTGCGCGGTCCGCAGACGCCAGGCGAGCTGCGCGGACGCACCGAGCGCATGTTTCGCTTTGAAGAACTTTCAGACGTCCAGGCGACGCTGCAGAAGCTGATGCAGCGCACGCCTTCGCTGGTGAAGATGCTGCCGCGGCAGCCAGGGACCAAAGAAGCCCGCTACGCGCATTTGCTCTCAGGCGACGTGGAAGGCTGGGAAGCGCCGCCGGAGACGGCCGGAGCCAGCGCCCGCTCGGCCGGCGACGACGAACGGGTTGAGCGCCTGGAAAATGAAGTTGCAGAACTTCGCCGCGAAATGAGCGATCTGAAGCAACAGATGGAAGGCTTTAAGAAGCAGTTTGAGTAAGACAGCTAGCAATTAGCAAATGGCAAATGGCACTTAACCATTAGCACTTACTGGAATGGGAATGCAGCTCGAATATATTGCTGTTGATTGGTCAGGAGCAGCAGTTGGGGCTCACAAAACAATTTGGCTAGCGCGGTGCGTAGGGAACACCCTTGTCGAGCTGGAAAACGGGCTTTCTCGAGAGCGCGTTGCTGACCGACTGGTTGAGCACGCGCGGAGGAATCCCAACATTGTCTTGGGCCTCGATTTTGCTTTCTCTATGCCCATTTGGTTCATACGAGAACACAACATCAGCTGTTGTGATGAGTTATGGGACTTCGTCGCGAGTAACGGAGAGAATTGGCTGCGAAGTTGCCAACCACCTTTTTGGGGTCGCCCTGGCCGGCACCGTCCCGAACTTCCAGAGCATTATCGATGGACAGAAAAGGAAGTCGGGTCTGTCAAAGGCATCAATGCAAAATCAGTCTTTCAAATCTTTGGTGCTGGTGCCGTAGGTACCGGTTCATTGCGGGGGATGCCGTTCCTTTCGAAGCTTCGCCGCGAGGGATTTTCCATTTGGCCCTTTGATTCCAGTTGTCTGCCGTGTGCAATAGAAATTTACCCGCGCTTACTAACCGGGCCGGTCAAAAAGAACGATCAAGGTGAGCGAGAAAAGTATCTGCGAGAAAGCCTCCCTGACCTGAACTTGGCATTTCGCGAAAAAGCTTCCAGATCCGACGACGCATTTGATGCTGCTGTGTCAGCTCTAGTTATGTCCAAGCATTTGGTGAATCCGCTGTTGCAATTGAGGCATAGTACGGACGAGCGAATCTTGTTGGAGGGACGCATTTGGCAGCCTGCATCTGTTTGATCTTTTTTGCCCGTTGAGCAAAAACAAAAGGCGGCGCTTTTCGCACCGCCCTAGTAGCTAGAAGCCATCGGCCAGTAGCTGCCTTACTCGGGTTTCGCGTCCTGCTGCGGCTTGCTGATGGCCACGGTCTCGCCCACGTCGCCGACTTTGAAGCGGGCGAAGCGCCGGACGGAAATATTCTCGCCCAGCTTGCCGATCTTGCTGGCGATCAACTGGTGAATGCTGATGCCCGGTTCTTTCACGAAAGGCTGGTCAAGCAGGCAAACTTCTTCGTAGAACTTGGCCATCTTGCCTTCCACGATTTTCTCCACCACCGCCGGCGGCTTGCCGGTGCCAGCGGCCTGGGCGCGATAGATTTCTTTTTCGCGCTCGTAGGCCTCGGGCGTCACGTCTTCCTTGCGGACGAACTTGGGATCAGCGGCCGCAATGTGCATGGCGACGTCCTTGATCAGGTCTTTGAAGTCATCGGTGCGGGCGACAAAGTCGCTCTCGCAGTTGATCTCCACCAGCACGCCGATCTTGCCGCCGGCGTGGATGTAGCTGGCCACCGAGCCTTCACTGGTCACGCGCGCCGCTTTCTTGGCGGCGGTGTGGACACCCAGCTTCCGGAGGTGGTCCACGGCGGCTTCTTCGTTGCCGCTGGTGGCTTCCAGGGCCTTCTTGCAATCCATCATGGGCGCTCCAGTGCGCTCGCGCAGTTTGCGCACCTGGTCCGCGGTAATGTTGGTTTTCTTGGGGTCGTTCCCGCCCGGGGCAGCCGTAGTAGTCATGGAACCTTCCGTTTTCATAAATCTTGGAAAACCTCTCTACAAACACTTCCCCGCAAGCTTGATGGCGGGGAAAAAATAAATCTAGAAGTGGGCTCTTCAGCGATGTTGCGCAAAAGACAGCCGCGCAAGAACTAATGACCGGCGCTAGCGGCTAGACAGATTTCGGCTCTTCAGCGGTCACGTCCGCGGCGGCATCAGCCGGAACATCCGCGGCGGGCTCGGCCTCAATGCGGCCTTTTCCACCCAGCACCTGCTCCATGTTCAGCTCCTCTTCCTCCATCAGATCAGCCGAAGTTGGAGTGCGCACAGCTTCCGATGCCTGTTGAGCGGCCATGGCGCCGGCGATATCTGCCGTCTCTTTGTCCGTGGCGGCCTGGGCGCCTTCCGCGATAGAGTCAGCCACCTTGGAGGCAAACAGCCGGATGGCGCGCAGCGCGTCGTCATTGCCGGGGATGACCCAGTCCACTTCCGTGGGATCGCAATTGGTGTCCACCACGGCGACCACCGGGATGCCGAGCTTGCGGGCTTCCTTCACCGCAATGGCTTCCTTGTTGGAGTCAATCACAAACACGATGTCCGGCAGCCGGTTCATGCTCTTGATGCCGGCCAGGTTGGCCTGCAGGTGTTTGCGTTCGCGCTCCAGCTTGATGACTTCTTTTTTGGGCAGCAGCTCGTAACGGCCGTCGGTGGCCATTTCGTCGAGTTCCTTGAGCCGCTTCACCGACTTCTGCACGGTGACCCAATTGGTCAGCAACCCGCCCAGCCAGCGGTTGTTCACGTAGAACATGCCGCAGCGCTGTGCTTCTTCCGCAATGGCGTCCTGCGCCTGGCGTTTGGTGCCGACAAACAGGACAGTCCGGCCTTCGGCAGCGGAGTCCTGTACAAACTTGCTTGCGTCCTTGAACATCTTGAGCGTCTTCTGCAAGTCAATGATGTAGATACCATTGCGCTCCCCGAAGATGTATTCCTTCATCTTGGGGTTCCAGCGCTTGGTCTGGTGCCCGAAGTGGACGCCCGCTTCGAGCAACTCCTTCATGGTGATAGTAGCCAAACGACCTCCTTGTTGAATTGCATCCTCCGCGACAGTCGAGCCCGCTCGGGATTGATTCCCTAGTCCGCTCCCGTTGCAGCGGGAGGGAAAATTGTGGTCCTGGATCACAAGCTCATTCCGTTTTCAGGACCCAAAAACGGCGAGCTAAGCCAGAAAAATCTGTTGCCGAAAAAAGGGACGCAAGCAAAGCGTCCCGGCAAAGATCTTTAGCGCTTCGAAAATTGGAAGCGTTTGCGAGCGCCTTTTTGTCCGTACTTCTTGCGCTCTTTGCCGCGTGCGTCACGACGGAGGAAGCCTTCCGCTTTGAGCTTTTTGCGCAGTTCCAAGTTGAACTCCAGCAGGGCGCGAGCAATACCCATTCTGAGAGCGCCGGCCTGGCCGTTGATGCCGCCGCCGGACACGTTAGCGGTGATATCAAACGTTGACGTGGTCTCACTGGTGACCAGAGGCTGGCGAAGCTCAACCCGCTGCGCTTCCGTCAGAAAGTATTTGTCCAGGTCGCGATCGTTGACCGTAAATTTGCCGCTTCCAGGACGCAGAAAAACGCGAGCTACGCTCGACTTGCGGCGTCCGGTGCCGTAATACTGAACTTGATCAGCCATCTTTTATTCAGACTCCTTGGTATCCAAACTTCCTGGATCCAAACTCTTGTCCCGCAAGGGACGAAACTTTTTTGCCCTACCGGGTGGCCAGTACCAGCGACTCAGGCTTCTGTGCCTGGTGGTCGTGCTTGTCGCCCTTGTAAACTTTCAGCTTTTTGCCCATGGCCTTGCCTAGCTTGTTCTTGGGCAGCATGCCCAGGATTGCTTCCTGGACAATGCGCTCCGGCGCGCGGTTAAACCGGTGGCGAAAATCCTCTTCGCGCAGGCCGCCGGGAAAACCGGTGTAATGCCGGTAAACTTTCTGGTCGGCCTTCATGCCGGTGACGCGGACTTTTTCCGCGTTGATAACGATTACGTGGTCGCCCGTGTCTATAAAGGGCGTGTACTGGGGATTTTCTTTCCCTGCCAGAATCCTGGCCACACGGGAAGCCAGGCGTCCCAGCGTGTGCCCTGAGCCGTCCACAACGAACCACTTGCGCGCAATGTTCTGCCCGCTTGGAAAACGGGTAACCATGCCTCAAACTCCTGAGAATAAATCGCTTAGAAAGACCGCTCGAATGACGCCGCTTACTACTTCCGAAGAAGACACAAGGCGGGCTAACTGCAGAGCAGTGAAGATAAAAGGATACCCAATTGCGCCAGGAAATGTCAACGCTGGGCGGTTCCCATTCAGGTACACTGGCCCGTTTCCCGAATCATAACGCTTTTTCACACAGGAGATACACGAAGTGACCCAGGTGCGGCGGAAATTATCGTTGGTCTTATGGACATTGTTGGTCATGGCGACAGTTTCGGCGTCTGGCCAGGACCTGGAAAAAACTCTGAACGCACAGTACAAGGACAAAATCCTGGCGCTGCGCCATCCCCGGCAGGTCAACAAGCAGGAATACGATGCAAGCGGCGCTGTGGTCGGCGACAACTCTGAAGGGCCGTGGACGCTCTACGGGCGCATCCGGGTGAAGCAGATTCAAGTCAAGGCAGACCAGATGGAGATCGAAGGGAAACGCGTCCCATATTCCCCCGACAATGAAACCCATCAACTGGCGCCCTCCAAAGATGGAGAGAAAGCGCGCTTGACGATACGGCTCGACAAACCGCCAGCCTCTGCGAACGAAGCGACGGAAATCCTGGGTCGCGTGTTTGCCCTTTCCAATGAGGAACTAGTAAAGTCCGCACCGGAATATTGGCGGCATTATCTCGAAGTCAAGCTTGGCTTGGCGCCGGATGATCGCAGAGTCACTGATCCGCAGGCAAAAAATGCCCGGCGCGCCCCGGACAAGCCCATGGAGAAGCTCGGCAACGATGGAGAAGGTGTTTTCACAGTAGGCGAAGGCACCCTGCCTCCGAAAGTCACGTACCAACCCGAACCGGAGTTTTCAGAGGAGGCCCGCAAGGCCCAATTCCAGGGCACCGTTGGAGTGGACATGGTGGTGGATGGCATGGGCGTGGTCCGCCGGATCCAGATAGTCCGGCCTGCTGGAATGGGGCTGGATGAAAAGGCTGTCCAGGGGATAAGCGCCTGGCGCTTTCAGCCCGCGACGCGCCAAGGCCAGCCCGTGGCGGTGGTGCTTTACGTGGAAGTGCAATTCGCTCTATACAAGGGCCGTTAGCGCGAATGTCGTCATGGACGAGTTGAGCTATTCTTTGTCGCCGCGAAGGATGCAAAGCAGACCGTCTGCCATCTTCTCCGCCGCTTGCGGCGCCAGTTCAAAGTGCAGCAGAGGCTCAATCAGCTCCAATTCCATGAGCGTCGGCGTGCCGCCACGCATGACGATGTCCGCGCGGCAGTAAGCGGTCTCTGGCGCGAAGCGAGCGAGGATGGCCTGGGCCATGTGCACGGCTGCGGCGGGCGGCGAGGCGAGCGCGTGCAGTCCACCGTGTTCTTCCTGTACGCGGAAGTCGCCCGGGCGCGGCAGCTTATTGACCGCGTGGGTGCATTCGTGGCCGCCTTGTCCATTTCCGATGAAGATCAGTGACCATTCGCCGCCGGTGGCGATCTCAGGAATGAACTCCTGCACCATCATCGAACGGTCACGCAGCAGAGTGTTGAGTTTGGGGCTGAAGTCCGCGGCTTGCGCGGCTTCAATCCGGTAGGTCTCAAAGGCGGAGGCCGAAATTGCCGGCTTGATAACCGCAGACGTGAGCCCCGTGGAACGCATCAGCTCTTGCAAGTCAGCTTGCGACCCTCGCTCCAGGAACACAGTCTTCGGCACGGCGAACCCGGCGGCTGCGATGTCCTTTAAGTAATGTTTGTCCATGTTCCAGCGGACAATCTCCGGTGCGTTGACGACTTTCGTGCGCCGCACAGCCGCGGTCAGCCAATGCACGAATTTGTCCGGGTGCAGATGGTAATCCCACACCGACCGCAGTACGAGCAGGTCGCAGCTGAGAGATTCCGGCGGCGTTTCCGTCCAAACCACGGGGACAATTTTCGAACCGCGACGTTCCAGCGCGCGGGCGAGGATGAGGTCGTCGGCGGTGAGATCACGGTGTAGAGCGCAGGTCAAGAATCCAATGGACAGATGATGGGAGAGCGGCATCAGCCATCGATCTTATCGAAGAGTCGCGTCCACCAGCGGAGATAAGAATTCGATCAGACGATAAGGATCCAATGGCCAACAATCATTGGCATCGGGTGACTGCGGCAGAAACACGCGATGCTCGATTGCTCAGAAACGCGAGCCCTGGCGACTCGCCTCAGATTGCAAGCGAGCGGTCAGGGCCCGGATAGCACTCAATAAAGCGGCCCTATTTAGGTCTTACGATCTCCTTAGGTCTTTCGATCTCCTTCTCCACCGGCCCCGGGCCGATGGGCGGCAGCTTCTTGAGCTCCATGTCCTTTCGGAAGGGGCCTGTGAAGTGGATCGCCGGGCCAGCCTTCATGTAAACGAACACGTACCGTCCGCCGGTATCAGGCCGGCCGACGAAGCACAATTGGTTGAAAGCGTAGTGCTTGATGATCGCGGCCCCCTGGTCGGCTGCGGTTTTCTGCTTAAGGAAATAGAACATGCGCTGCCGGTCATCGACGATCGTGAAGAACCCGTTTTCATCCAGAACGGTGACCGCTGCCAGATTGTCGGGGATGCAGTCTTCGCCACCGCCCGGCAGAGTCCCGGTCGGCGCAGCGCCGCCGACCAGTTCGAACTGCATCGGCGGCATCAGCTCTCCGGGCAGGTTCGTGCCCACCGTGCAAGTTTCGTTCATATTGAAATGCTTAATGATGTCCACGGTGCGCTGCGCGTCGGACTCCCGGCTGTCAAAGTCAAACAAGATGTGACCACCGTCCACAACCTTCCAGCGCCCGCTGACCATCTGCTTGGCCGTGGTGGCCGGGTTGAAGTAGACACAGTGCGCGCCGTCGGCGCGCCCCGGCGGCCCAGGGGGAACCACGGGATGCTGGTGTGGCCCTGTGGGCGCGGTCTCCGGCACTGGACCGCCGGGATAGAACCCGTTCGCCGGGAAGAAGCACTCCGGAGGATAGCCCGCCGGCGGCAGAGCGCTCCACACGTTGTTGCTTGCTCCCAGAGTCACCGGCGCAGCCGCCATGTGGGCGAGGTGCGTGGCCGGGTTCCTCACGTCCGCTCCCGCGGGCACGATGATAATATCGGCATGGACGATGAAGGAAGAATCAAAAGTGCCGTTGGCACGGATGGTCAGTGATCCCGTGGAAGCCGGAAGGGCATCCGGTTGCGGCAAAACGCTTTGCCCGATCACGCCGTCAGAATTGTTTACCGTGATGTAAACATCAACGTTGCTGCCGCCGCGGGTCACCGGGATGCTGTTCTTCAGAAACAGCGCGACCACGGTCAGGCTGGCGTGGCCGCCAATGTTGGCCGAGCGATGCATGATGGTGTCCGCCGGGCCTGTGCAGGCGCAGATGGGCACACCTTGCAGCTCCACAGTGGACGGCGAGACTCCCGGGACGCCAATGGAGGCCCCACTCGGAGTTTGCAAGAGGTCATAGCCGGCTTGTTGGGCCGATGCGGGCAGCGCGTAAGCAAAGAACACGCCGGCCGCAAACACAACTGCAAAGCTAAGCGGAATACAGCGTTTCATGCGCACACTCCTGATAATTTGAAAAAAGCGGTTGAGAAACTACACCAATTCGGGGTGGACGTTTCTTCTCCGGGATTGCTTTTTGTGGGCCGCCAGGCCAGGGTGCTAGACCCGCCGCGGAAGTGAAGATCTGCCCGTGTCACGCGAAGCAGGACCAACCGTTGTTCAGCGAGGCCCCATTCCCTGCTCTCCTCCGCGTAGTTCTTCCGGCCTCCGCGTCTCCGTGGTGGACTTTCCGCCGACTGTGTTTAGATAGAAGCAGATGCTCCAGCTCTCCGCCGCCGGCAAACGCTTTGGCCCAAAAGTCCTCTTCCAGGACCTTGACTGGCTCATCACGCCGCAGGACCGCGTAGGGTTGGTCGGCGGCAACGGCACGGGCAAGACCACGCTGCTGAAGATCCTGGCCGGGATCGAAGGTCTGGACTATGGCGCGGTGAACCGCCAGCGCGGCATACGCTGCGGCTACCTTCCGCAGGACGGCCTCTCGCTCTCCGGACGCACGGTATTTGCCGAGTGCCTGTCCGTGTTCAGTGACGTCCATGCCATGCAAAAGGAGATGGAGGACCTTTCCCATCGCATGGCAACCGTGGAACACGAGAGTGCCGAATACCAGCAGATTGCCGAGCGCTTCCACCGGGTGCAGGCGGAAATCCACTCGCGCGACGGTTACAACATTGAGTCGGAAGTGGGCACGGTGCTCAACGGCCTGGGCTTCAAGAAAGAAGACTGGGAGCGGCGGACAGAAGAGTTTTCCGGCGGATGGCAGATGCGCATCGCGCTGGCCAAGCTGTTACTCGAAAAGCCAAATCTCTTGCTCCTCGACGAACCGACCAACCACCTGGACTTGGAGACACGCAACTGGCTGGAAGAGTATTTGCATGACTATCCCTACGCGTACGTGCTGATCTCGCATGACCGCTACTTTCTGGACGTGACGGTGAACAAGACCGCGGAAATCTGGAACAAGAAAGTCTGGTTCTACACCGGCAACTACGAAAAATATCTGGCGCAGAAGACGCAGCGCCGTGAGCAGTTGGAAGCCGCGTATCGCAACCAGAAAGAGAAAATCGAACAACTGGAGCTGTTCATCAACCGTTTCCGCTACACCGCCAGCAAAGCCAAACAGGTGCAAAGCCGGATCAAAGAGCTGGAGCGCATGGAGAAAGTGGAAATTCCGCCGGAAGAGAAGACCATCCACTTTTCTTTCCCGCAGCCACCGGTCAGCGGACGCACCGTGGTGGAAGCCAAGGACCTGGCCAAGAGCTACGGGCCAAAACATGTTTTCTCCAAGGTGAATTTTGTCATCGAGCGGGGCGACCGCATCGCGCTGGTGGGGGTGAACGGCGCGGGAAAATCCACGCTGATCAAGCTGCTGGCCGGGCATGAGCCAGCGACAGCAGGCGAAATCAAGCTGGGCCACAACGTGGACGTGGATTATTTTGCCCAGGACCAATACAAAGCCCTGGACACGGAAGCCCGCCTGCTGGACGACTTGTTCGTGGCGGCGCCGCGCTCCACGCAGACCGAACTGCGCAGCCTGCTGGGCTGCTTCCTGTTTTCTGAAGATGATGTCTTCAAGACCATCGGCGTGCTTTCCGGCGGGGAGCGCAATCGCTACGCGCTGGCGCGCATGCTGCTGCATCCGTCAAACTTTTTGCTGCTCGATGAGCCCACGAACCACCTGGACCTGCGCGCCAAAGACACGCTGCTGAATGCCCTCCAGAAATTCACCGGGACGGTGGTGTTCGTCTCCCACGACCGCTACTTCATTGACAAGCTGGCCACGCGCGTCTTTGAGATTGGCGACGGGCGCGTGGAGATTTTTCCCGGCAATTACGAAGACTACTTGTGGCGCAAGGAAGGCAAGGCCAAGCCGGCGCCGGATGTTGGG
The Terriglobia bacterium genome window above contains:
- the rpsB gene encoding 30S ribosomal protein S2 produces the protein MATITMKELLEAGVHFGHQTKRWNPKMKEYIFGERNGIYIIDLQKTLKMFKDASKFVQDSAAEGRTVLFVGTKRQAQDAIAEEAQRCGMFYVNNRWLGGLLTNWVTVQKSVKRLKELDEMATDGRYELLPKKEVIKLERERKHLQANLAGIKSMNRLPDIVFVIDSNKEAIAVKEARKLGIPVVAVVDTNCDPTEVDWVIPGNDDALRAIRLFASKVADSIAEGAQAATDKETADIAGAMAAQQASEAVRTPTSADLMEEEELNMEQVLGGKGRIEAEPAADVPADAAADVTAEEPKSV
- a CDS encoding energy transducer TonB, giving the protein MATVSASGQDLEKTLNAQYKDKILALRHPRQVNKQEYDASGAVVGDNSEGPWTLYGRIRVKQIQVKADQMEIEGKRVPYSPDNETHQLAPSKDGEKARLTIRLDKPPASANEATEILGRVFALSNEELVKSAPEYWRHYLEVKLGLAPDDRRVTDPQAKNARRAPDKPMEKLGNDGEGVFTVGEGTLPPKVTYQPEPEFSEEARKAQFQGTVGVDMVVDGMGVVRRIQIVRPAGMGLDEKAVQGISAWRFQPATRQGQPVAVVLYVEVQFALYKGR
- the rplM gene encoding 50S ribosomal protein L13, encoding MVTRFPSGQNIARKWFVVDGSGHTLGRLASRVARILAGKENPQYTPFIDTGDHVIVINAEKVRVTGMKADQKVYRHYTGFPGGLREEDFRHRFNRAPERIVQEAILGMLPKNKLGKAMGKKLKVYKGDKHDHQAQKPESLVLATR
- the rpsI gene encoding 30S ribosomal protein S9 translates to MADQVQYYGTGRRKSSVARVFLRPGSGKFTVNDRDLDKYFLTEAQRVELRQPLVTSETTSTFDITANVSGGGINGQAGALRMGIARALLEFNLELRKKLKAEGFLRRDARGKERKKYGQKGARKRFQFSKR
- a CDS encoding ABC-F family ATP-binding cassette domain-containing protein gives rise to the protein MLQLSAAGKRFGPKVLFQDLDWLITPQDRVGLVGGNGTGKTTLLKILAGIEGLDYGAVNRQRGIRCGYLPQDGLSLSGRTVFAECLSVFSDVHAMQKEMEDLSHRMATVEHESAEYQQIAERFHRVQAEIHSRDGYNIESEVGTVLNGLGFKKEDWERRTEEFSGGWQMRIALAKLLLEKPNLLLLDEPTNHLDLETRNWLEEYLHDYPYAYVLISHDRYFLDVTVNKTAEIWNKKVWFYTGNYEKYLAQKTQRREQLEAAYRNQKEKIEQLELFINRFRYTASKAKQVQSRIKELERMEKVEIPPEEKTIHFSFPQPPVSGRTVVEAKDLAKSYGPKHVFSKVNFVIERGDRIALVGVNGAGKSTLIKLLAGHEPATAGEIKLGHNVDVDYFAQDQYKALDTEARLLDDLFVAAPRSTQTELRSLLGCFLFSEDDVFKTIGVLSGGERNRYALARMLLHPSNFLLLDEPTNHLDLRAKDTLLNALQKFTGTVVFVSHDRYFIDKLATRVFEIGDGRVEIFPGNYEDYLWRKEGKAKPAPDVGFAKDGSAKNDGFVRNEFTNNGARPPAPAERSQSANLADAAPDGEARKRVNPIKLKQMRERCNELEEEIARLETAIALAETALQNFVSAEETQRQTDLLNRSRSEMEQRMAEWEELAAALESAD
- the tsf gene encoding translation elongation factor Ts, with the protein product MTTTAAPGGNDPKKTNITADQVRKLRERTGAPMMDCKKALEATSGNEEAAVDHLRKLGVHTAAKKAARVTSEGSVASYIHAGGKIGVLVEINCESDFVARTDDFKDLIKDVAMHIAAADPKFVRKEDVTPEAYEREKEIYRAQAAGTGKPPAVVEKIVEGKMAKFYEEVCLLDQPFVKEPGISIHQLIASKIGKLGENISVRRFARFKVGDVGETVAISKPQQDAKPE
- a CDS encoding YceH family protein; translation: MDIVLSEVEARVLGALIEKDSTTPDYYPLSINALVNACNQKNNRDPVMSLNENAVRDALYTLQQKHLAGPAGGADSRVTKYEHRIQEVFNFTRAETAVMDVLLLRGPQTPGELRGRTERMFRFEELSDVQATLQKLMQRTPSLVKMLPRQPGTKEARYAHLLSGDVEGWEAPPETAGASARSAGDDERVERLENEVAELRREMSDLKQQMEGFKKQFE